From one Plantibacter flavus genomic stretch:
- the rfbA gene encoding glucose-1-phosphate thymidylyltransferase RfbA → MRGIILAGGSGTRLWPITKGISKQLMPIYDKPMIYYPLSTLMMAGIKEILIITTPEYNEQFRALLGNGDDLGIRLEYAVQPSPDGLAQAFIIGEEFIGDESVALVLGDNIFHGTGLGSALRSHNDIDGALIFAYQVADPKAYGVVEFDDDFKALSIEEKPAQPKSNYAVPGLYFYDNSIVEIAKTIEPSARGELEISTVNERYLEQGDLQVQVLDRGTAWLDTGTFESMMQASEYVRVIEDRQGFKVGCIEEIAWRAGWIDDERLAALAAPLVKSGYGRYLQTLLAQA, encoded by the coding sequence ATGCGCGGCATCATTCTCGCCGGTGGATCCGGCACGCGGCTCTGGCCGATCACCAAGGGCATCTCGAAGCAGCTCATGCCGATCTACGACAAGCCGATGATCTACTACCCCCTGTCGACGCTCATGATGGCGGGGATCAAGGAGATCCTCATCATCACCACGCCCGAGTACAACGAGCAGTTCCGAGCCCTCCTCGGCAACGGTGACGATCTCGGCATCCGGCTCGAGTACGCCGTGCAGCCCTCGCCCGACGGTCTGGCGCAGGCGTTCATCATCGGTGAGGAGTTCATCGGCGACGAGAGCGTCGCCCTCGTCCTCGGCGACAACATCTTCCACGGCACCGGCCTCGGTTCGGCCCTCCGCAGTCACAACGACATCGACGGCGCGCTGATCTTCGCCTACCAGGTTGCAGACCCGAAGGCCTACGGCGTCGTGGAGTTCGACGACGACTTCAAGGCCCTCTCCATCGAGGAGAAGCCCGCGCAGCCGAAGAGCAACTACGCCGTGCCCGGTCTGTACTTCTACGACAACTCGATCGTCGAGATCGCGAAGACGATCGAGCCCTCCGCGCGCGGCGAGCTCGAGATCTCCACGGTCAACGAGCGCTACCTGGAGCAGGGTGACCTCCAGGTCCAGGTGCTCGACCGCGGCACCGCCTGGCTCGACACCGGCACCTTCGAGTCGATGATGCAGGCGTCCGAGTACGTGCGCGTCATCGAGGACCGCCAGGGCTTCAAGGTCGGCTGCATCGAGGAGATCGCGTGGCGTGCCGGGTGGATCGACGACGAGCGGCTCGCCGCCCTCGCCGCGCCCCTGGTGAAGAGCGGCTACGGCCGGTACCTGCAGACGCTCCTCGCGCAGGCGTGA
- a CDS encoding GtrA family protein encodes MIPLLRRLWDGVAAYAVKFGVVGLIGFGLDVLVFNLLRVGVFGHDHLAQSPIGAKVISVSVAIVFNWIGNRYWTFREHRRKNFILELGEYVIVSLGGMAIAVGCLSMSHYVLGFTSLLADNIASNVIGLGLGTLFRFFLYRFWVYGHHRADGLANLARVEEAQRTLFEEPPADAARSATSPTEPGTMNGPLPRGPLS; translated from the coding sequence ATGATCCCCCTGCTCCGCCGCCTCTGGGACGGCGTCGCCGCGTACGCGGTGAAGTTCGGCGTCGTCGGACTCATCGGCTTCGGCCTCGACGTCCTCGTGTTCAACCTGCTGCGGGTCGGCGTCTTCGGGCATGACCACCTCGCCCAGTCTCCCATCGGCGCCAAGGTCATCAGCGTCTCGGTCGCGATCGTCTTCAATTGGATCGGCAACCGGTACTGGACCTTCCGCGAGCACCGCCGGAAGAACTTCATCCTGGAGCTCGGCGAATACGTGATCGTCTCCCTGGGCGGGATGGCCATCGCGGTCGGGTGCCTCTCCATGAGCCACTACGTGCTCGGCTTCACCTCGCTGCTCGCCGACAACATCGCGTCGAACGTCATCGGACTGGGCCTCGGAACCCTCTTCCGCTTCTTCCTCTACCGGTTCTGGGTGTACGGGCACCACCGGGCGGACGGCCTGGCCAACCTCGCCCGTGTGGAGGAGGCCCAGCGGACCCTGTTCGAGGAGCCGCCGGCCGACGCCGCCCGGTCAGCGACCTCCCCGACCGAGCCGGGTACGATGAACGGGCCACTCCCGAGAGGACCCCTATCTTGA
- the rfbD gene encoding dTDP-4-dehydrorhamnose reductase — translation MTYLITGASGMLGHDLQEALTGREVTSLGRAELDVTDLEAVRAAVAGHTAVINAAAYTKVDDAESHEADAAAVNAVGARNLAVAAREAGAKLVQVSTDYVFDGSATSPYQEDHPLAPISAYGRTKADGERAVLAEHPNGGYIVRTAWLYGKNGPNFAATMAKLAANGVDPAVVTDQLGQPTWTADLAAQIVALLDADAPAGIYHGTNAGQASWYEFAQAVFTAVGADPARVSPTDSSAFVRPAPRPAYSVLGHDAWSTAGLAPMRDWREAFEAATQHGVVTAP, via the coding sequence TTGACGTACCTGATCACCGGCGCTTCCGGCATGCTCGGCCACGACCTGCAGGAGGCCCTGACGGGTCGCGAGGTCACCTCCCTCGGTCGCGCCGAGCTGGACGTGACCGACCTCGAGGCCGTCCGCGCCGCTGTCGCGGGTCACACCGCCGTCATCAACGCCGCCGCCTATACGAAGGTCGACGACGCCGAATCGCATGAGGCCGACGCAGCCGCCGTGAACGCTGTCGGCGCCCGCAACCTCGCGGTCGCCGCCCGGGAGGCCGGCGCGAAGCTCGTCCAAGTGTCCACCGACTACGTCTTCGACGGCTCCGCCACCTCGCCGTACCAGGAGGACCACCCGCTGGCCCCGATCAGCGCCTACGGCCGGACGAAAGCCGACGGGGAACGAGCCGTCCTCGCCGAGCACCCGAACGGCGGCTACATCGTCCGGACGGCCTGGCTGTACGGCAAGAACGGACCGAACTTCGCCGCGACCATGGCGAAGCTGGCTGCGAACGGCGTCGACCCGGCCGTCGTCACCGATCAGCTGGGGCAGCCCACATGGACCGCCGACCTCGCTGCGCAGATCGTCGCGCTGCTCGACGCCGACGCACCCGCCGGTATCTACCACGGCACCAACGCCGGGCAGGCCTCCTGGTACGAGTTCGCCCAGGCGGTCTTCACGGCGGTCGGCGCGGATCCGGCACGGGTCTCCCCCACCGACAGCTCGGCCTTCGTCCGCCCCGCCCCGCGCCCCGCCTACTCGGTGCTCGGTCACGACGCCTGGTCCACCGCCGGTCTCGCCCCGATGCGTGACTGGCGGGAGGCCTTCGAGGCAGCGACGCAGCACGGCGTCGTCACGGCGCCGTGA
- a CDS encoding glycosyltransferase family 2 protein translates to MRLFIQIPCLNEEATLPAVLESIPSSIPGVDEIEILVIDDGSTDRTIEVAQAHGVTHFVRHATNMGLARSFRDGVDYALLHGADIVVNTDGDNQYPQDRIGDLVQPILAGQAEIVVADRQTALIEHFSPFKKAMQRFGSFVVNKAAKTTLPDAASGFRAYSKYSLIRLNVVTKFSYCMETIIQAGNKRLAITSIPVRTNPKTRESRLFSSIGEHMYQSGVAIVRAYLMYRPYVVFAGLGVLLLLAGLTPFARYLVLMLVDDQGNHLQSLLVGATLLMGSLLSFAIGVVADLTRINRTLNEEMLDYLKLQRYGD, encoded by the coding sequence GTGCGACTGTTCATCCAGATCCCCTGCTTGAACGAGGAGGCGACACTACCAGCGGTCCTCGAATCCATCCCGAGTTCCATCCCCGGGGTCGACGAGATCGAGATCCTGGTGATCGACGACGGCTCGACCGACCGCACGATCGAGGTCGCTCAAGCACACGGGGTCACCCATTTCGTCCGGCACGCGACCAACATGGGACTCGCCCGTTCGTTCCGGGACGGCGTGGACTACGCGCTGCTCCACGGCGCCGACATCGTCGTCAACACCGACGGCGACAACCAGTACCCGCAGGACCGGATCGGCGACCTCGTCCAGCCGATCCTGGCAGGGCAGGCCGAGATCGTCGTCGCCGACCGTCAGACGGCGCTGATCGAGCATTTCTCGCCATTCAAGAAGGCCATGCAGCGGTTCGGGAGCTTCGTCGTCAACAAGGCGGCGAAGACCACCCTTCCGGATGCCGCGAGCGGATTCCGCGCGTACTCGAAGTACTCGCTCATCCGGTTGAACGTGGTGACGAAGTTCAGCTACTGCATGGAGACGATCATCCAGGCGGGCAACAAGCGGCTGGCGATCACGAGCATCCCCGTCCGGACCAACCCCAAGACTCGTGAATCACGGCTGTTCTCGTCCATCGGCGAGCACATGTACCAGTCAGGCGTCGCCATCGTGCGCGCCTACCTCATGTACCGGCCGTACGTCGTCTTCGCCGGTCTCGGTGTCCTCCTCCTGCTCGCGGGTCTCACCCCGTTCGCGCGATACCTGGTTCTGATGCTCGTCGACGATCAGGGCAACCATCTCCAGAGCCTCCTGGTGGGTGCGACCCTCCTGATGGGGTCGCTGCTCTCCTTCGCCATCGGCGTCGTCGCCGACCTGACGCGGATCAACCGGACGCTGAACGAGGAGATGCTCGACTACCTGAAACTGCAACGGTATGGCGACTGA
- a CDS encoding glycosyltransferase: MSRQPVARLAVVTCYRHPDYIRAITLRQGVADSGVVGETIVVKNTHRGVLRYLDVARQLVRLSLAGRPDAYLVTFRGYEILPIVLLLAGRRPVYYDEFINPVEWFVDEHHKFPERSLRARALRGVYRVMMRRCAGVLSDTASHARYSADRMGLDVERFSVVPVGSDEATFLPRPEHPGSARSVSDPFTVLYYGSMLPLHGLETVVASAALLRTDERIRFLFVGGGEQTAHLIAEARAQGSAADHRDWVDYAALPELFGQVDLLLGGPFGGTVQSRFVVTGKTMQYLSSARPAVVGENEETGVFTDRVDALVVSQRDPAALAETIVWAADHPDELDRIGSRGRLLYERLWSSARVAEAVRGLLLDGGPQVECP; encoded by the coding sequence GTGAGCCGCCAGCCCGTGGCGAGGCTCGCCGTCGTCACCTGCTACCGGCATCCCGATTACATCCGGGCGATCACGCTGCGTCAGGGGGTGGCCGACTCCGGAGTCGTCGGGGAGACGATCGTCGTCAAGAACACCCACCGCGGGGTGCTGCGCTACCTCGACGTCGCTCGGCAGCTCGTCCGACTCAGCCTGGCCGGTCGGCCGGACGCGTACCTGGTGACGTTCCGAGGGTACGAGATCCTCCCGATCGTGCTCCTGCTCGCCGGGCGCAGACCGGTCTACTACGACGAGTTCATCAATCCGGTGGAGTGGTTCGTCGACGAGCACCACAAGTTCCCGGAGCGGTCACTCCGCGCACGCGCGCTCCGCGGTGTCTATCGTGTGATGATGCGTCGGTGTGCCGGGGTGCTCAGCGACACGGCGTCGCACGCGCGATACTCGGCGGACCGCATGGGGCTCGACGTTGAACGGTTCAGCGTCGTGCCGGTCGGGAGCGATGAGGCGACGTTCCTGCCGCGACCGGAGCACCCAGGATCGGCTCGCTCGGTCTCGGACCCCTTCACCGTCCTCTACTACGGATCGATGTTGCCGCTGCATGGCTTGGAGACGGTGGTCGCCTCGGCGGCGCTGCTGCGGACAGACGAGCGGATCCGGTTCCTGTTCGTGGGCGGTGGGGAGCAGACCGCTCACCTCATCGCCGAGGCCCGAGCGCAGGGATCCGCCGCGGACCACCGTGACTGGGTCGACTACGCGGCGCTACCGGAGCTCTTCGGTCAGGTCGACCTGCTCCTCGGTGGCCCGTTCGGCGGGACCGTGCAGTCCCGGTTCGTCGTGACCGGCAAGACCATGCAGTACCTCTCGAGTGCTCGACCCGCGGTGGTCGGCGAGAACGAGGAGACCGGCGTCTTCACGGATCGGGTCGACGCGCTCGTCGTATCGCAGCGCGACCCAGCGGCCCTCGCCGAGACGATCGTCTGGGCGGCGGACCACCCCGACGAGCTCGATCGGATCGGGAGCCGGGGCAGGCTGCTGTACGAACGCCTCTGGTCCTCAGCCCGCGTCGCCGAGGCGGTCCGTGGTCTGCTGCTGGACGGCGGACCGCAGGTGGAGTGCCCCTGA
- a CDS encoding class I SAM-dependent methyltransferase, which translates to MVRGASVLGLGEITAETPVPWLGKASYWSPTHVVPSAWHEHAPFAFWLVDALRPSSFVELGSHNGFSYFAVCEAVQRLGLETSCAAIDSWEGDEHAGFYGDDVYRSVSEINEASYAGFSQLIRAYFSDAVDRFEDGSIELLHIDGRHRYEDAVEDFETYLPKLAPTAVVVFHDTYEFERGFGVHRLWAELCERYPDSTFQFEHGHGLGVLGIGELPQPLVDFFAAGRAAGGKVRADYARLGAVVASRAGQEQERIDALATVERQQEELGAVGLHARQLEIELQRSRNRFDEVTGSTVWRATAPLRRLVDRARRR; encoded by the coding sequence ATGGTGAGAGGTGCTTCGGTGCTCGGACTCGGCGAGATCACGGCCGAGACCCCCGTCCCCTGGTTGGGCAAGGCGTCGTACTGGTCGCCGACACACGTCGTCCCGTCGGCCTGGCACGAACACGCGCCGTTCGCCTTCTGGCTCGTCGACGCCCTCCGGCCGTCCAGCTTCGTCGAACTCGGGTCGCACAACGGGTTCTCCTACTTCGCCGTCTGCGAGGCCGTCCAGCGGCTCGGCCTCGAGACGAGCTGCGCGGCGATCGACAGTTGGGAGGGTGACGAGCACGCGGGCTTCTACGGGGACGACGTGTACCGGTCCGTCAGCGAGATCAACGAGGCCTCCTACGCCGGTTTCTCGCAGCTCATCCGTGCCTACTTCAGCGACGCGGTGGACCGGTTCGAGGACGGATCGATCGAACTGCTCCACATCGACGGCAGACACCGCTACGAGGATGCGGTCGAGGACTTCGAGACGTACCTGCCGAAGCTCGCTCCCACGGCGGTCGTCGTGTTCCACGACACCTACGAGTTCGAGCGAGGGTTCGGCGTCCACCGGCTCTGGGCCGAGCTCTGCGAGCGATACCCGGACTCCACCTTCCAGTTCGAGCACGGGCACGGCCTCGGGGTGCTGGGGATCGGCGAGCTCCCGCAGCCGCTCGTCGACTTCTTCGCGGCCGGACGCGCGGCGGGAGGCAAGGTGCGGGCCGATTACGCCCGCCTCGGCGCGGTCGTCGCATCGAGAGCCGGCCAGGAGCAGGAGCGAATCGATGCGCTCGCGACCGTCGAGCGCCAGCAGGAGGAGCTCGGTGCGGTGGGCCTCCATGCGAGGCAGCTCGAGATCGAGCTGCAACGGTCGCGCAACCGTTTCGACGAGGTGACCGGCAGCACCGTGTGGCGGGCCACGGCGCCGCTCCGTCGTCTGGTCGACCGGGCCCGACGTCGCTGA
- a CDS encoding lysylphosphatidylglycerol synthase domain-containing protein — MATDPLGAGRRAWASFTGSAFVGWVKAHRRGIGVAVLIAFAVFLIVYVWLNPDVLADALSIGWGNLAVLFGLYVVVLLTHFLILITTVRLCGKRIAVGPGASLTVYSTVANFFGPLQTGPGVRAVYLKTTVGVRLRDYTSATLFYLFVFGAVNASLLFLTTFPWLSALGIAIGAAIVVLATWKLGLADQAGTVAAIAGITVVQALVMSVIYFVEVNAVAGPYDFMHSLVYAASANLSLFVSLTPGAIGIREGFLYFAQHLHGIPSDTIVAAGIADRAIYAVFLGVLFLISGALHLRSAVQQQTTDRLGDAG, encoded by the coding sequence ATGGCGACTGATCCGCTCGGCGCCGGTCGGCGTGCGTGGGCCTCGTTCACGGGTTCGGCGTTCGTCGGCTGGGTGAAGGCCCATCGGCGCGGCATCGGCGTGGCGGTGCTCATCGCATTCGCCGTCTTCCTGATCGTCTACGTCTGGCTCAACCCGGATGTGCTCGCGGACGCGCTCTCGATCGGGTGGGGCAACCTCGCGGTGCTGTTCGGCCTGTACGTCGTGGTGCTCCTGACACACTTCCTGATCCTCATCACCACCGTGCGACTGTGCGGGAAGCGCATCGCCGTCGGTCCGGGGGCGAGCCTGACGGTCTATTCGACGGTCGCGAACTTCTTCGGCCCGTTGCAGACCGGGCCAGGCGTCCGCGCCGTGTATCTGAAGACCACGGTCGGTGTGCGCCTCCGCGACTACACGTCCGCGACGTTGTTCTACCTGTTCGTGTTCGGCGCCGTGAACGCCTCCCTGCTGTTCCTGACGACCTTCCCGTGGCTCTCGGCACTCGGGATCGCGATCGGTGCGGCCATCGTCGTCCTGGCGACCTGGAAGCTCGGTCTCGCCGACCAGGCCGGCACGGTCGCCGCGATCGCCGGGATCACGGTCGTGCAGGCCCTCGTCATGAGTGTGATCTACTTCGTCGAGGTGAACGCCGTCGCCGGCCCTTACGACTTCATGCACTCCCTCGTCTACGCGGCGAGCGCGAACCTGTCCCTGTTCGTCTCGCTGACGCCGGGAGCGATCGGCATCCGAGAGGGGTTCCTGTACTTCGCCCAGCACCTCCACGGCATCCCATCGGACACGATCGTCGCGGCCGGGATCGCCGACCGGGCGATCTACGCCGTGTTCCTGGGGGTGCTGTTCCTCATCTCAGGGGCACTCCACCTGCGGTCCGCCGTCCAGCAGCAGACCACGGACCGCCTCGGCGACGCGGGCTGA
- a CDS encoding dTDP-4-dehydrorhamnose 3,5-epimerase family protein, producing MQIRELNVPDSYEITPKQFGDDRGVFLEWYRFDKLEEASGRSIKLAQSNTSVSKRGSVRGIHFADIPIGQAKYVTATRGAVLDYVIDIRVGSPTFGQWDSVLLDDTDRKAIFISEGLGHCFVALTDDATVSYLVTDVYRPDREHGINPLDERVGLVIPPEAGTPLLSPKDTEAPGLDEAAAAGLLPTWDDARAFYQTLRG from the coding sequence GTGCAGATCCGCGAACTGAACGTCCCCGACAGCTATGAGATCACGCCGAAGCAGTTCGGCGACGACCGAGGTGTCTTCCTCGAGTGGTACCGCTTCGACAAGCTCGAAGAGGCCTCCGGCCGGTCCATCAAGCTCGCTCAGTCGAACACCTCGGTGTCGAAGCGTGGCTCGGTGCGCGGCATCCACTTCGCGGACATTCCGATCGGCCAGGCGAAGTACGTCACGGCCACGCGCGGCGCCGTCCTCGACTACGTCATCGACATCCGCGTGGGCTCACCGACCTTCGGCCAGTGGGACTCGGTGCTGCTCGACGACACCGACCGCAAGGCCATCTTCATCTCCGAGGGCCTCGGTCACTGCTTCGTGGCGCTCACCGACGACGCCACCGTCAGCTACCTCGTGACCGACGTCTACCGTCCCGACCGTGAGCACGGCATCAACCCGCTCGACGAGCGGGTCGGTCTCGTCATTCCTCCGGAGGCAGGCACCCCGCTGCTCTCACCGAAGGACACCGAGGCCCCCGGCCTCGACGAGGCGGCCGCCGCCGGCCTCCTGCCGACCTGGGACGACGCCCGCGCCTTCTACCAGACGCTCCGGGGCTGA
- a CDS encoding ABC transporter permease translates to MQYLRDLASARELLANLTLRDIRGQYKRTILGRLWSLVSPLSSMLVYSFVFYFLLRAEPAPGDPSGLHIFAVWLLCGLLPWSFFSGALSASMNSIVGGASLITKVYFPRVVLPISSVLTMGYNWLFEMGVLVIVLCAVGGWGVIVWLPLVAVFMVVLAAFATGVGLILAIANVYFRDTQHLVSILLQIWMYLTPIIYPPSLVQVQSDRIGGLFGTNVTVMNIYESNPMFHFVSVFRNLMYDQRWPDPADVLACIAWALVALVGGFLMFTRKEKRLAEIL, encoded by the coding sequence ATGCAGTATCTCAGGGATCTGGCATCCGCCAGGGAACTCCTGGCGAATCTCACTCTCCGAGACATCCGTGGCCAGTACAAGCGGACCATCCTCGGTCGCCTGTGGTCGCTCGTGAGCCCGCTGTCGTCGATGCTCGTGTACTCGTTCGTCTTCTACTTCCTGCTCCGAGCCGAGCCGGCACCGGGCGACCCGAGTGGTCTCCACATCTTCGCCGTCTGGCTCCTGTGCGGTCTCCTCCCCTGGTCGTTCTTCTCCGGCGCGCTGTCCGCCAGCATGAACTCCATCGTCGGTGGCGCGAGCCTCATCACGAAGGTGTACTTCCCCCGGGTGGTCCTCCCCATCTCCTCGGTACTGACCATGGGGTACAACTGGCTGTTCGAGATGGGCGTCCTCGTGATCGTGCTGTGCGCGGTCGGCGGGTGGGGCGTCATCGTGTGGCTGCCGCTGGTCGCCGTGTTCATGGTCGTCCTCGCCGCCTTCGCGACCGGCGTCGGCCTGATCCTCGCGATCGCGAACGTCTACTTCCGCGACACCCAGCACCTCGTCTCGATCCTGCTGCAGATCTGGATGTACCTCACCCCGATCATCTATCCGCCGTCGCTCGTGCAGGTCCAGTCCGACCGGATCGGGGGGCTCTTCGGCACGAACGTGACGGTGATGAACATCTACGAGTCCAACCCGATGTTCCACTTCGTCTCGGTCTTCCGGAACCTCATGTACGACCAGCGGTGGCCCGACCCCGCGGACGTCCTCGCCTGCATCGCATGGGCGCTCGTCGCACTCGTCGGCGGCTTCCTCATGTTCACCCGTAAAGAGAAAAGACTGGCCGAGATCCTATGA
- a CDS encoding glycosyltransferase: MTAGPTASEAGPQFSIVVPLYNTTPFLLQEMVASVQLQTYTDWELVLVDDASPDPRTLETARACSASDDRIVLVELPDNRNISEASNAGIDASRGVFVALLDHDDTLDPRALDLVNRAIQQGVDVDYVYTDQDVMTDKGHYRIPFAKPEWSPERLLGQMFTSHLSVFRTSLLREVGPFNTDYNGSQDHDLVLRFTERARGIVHVPEVLYHWRAVPGSTALNGSEKSYAWDAGLAAVTAAVERRGIEADVAFGPNFGTYAVRHRLRPDRTISILVAADAQRPRLDELLAELDASDAAGQVVEVIVALPEGRTPPEVARPPGRFPVSFVRTTASERTRLLHEASVEARGDLLVLLSESLSQLGPDTVSRLAGALGEPDVAFVGGRIVFADGTVKHAGYRKSQTHLRDAFRGWPAGTDSTYGALTVNREVSAISAEFAVIERTVFESVGGFNAELDEYCAELDLAAKVWAQGSRVLTLCEPVVTSLDHSIAADELPKRQRKVISRRWGWKGVDRFTP, translated from the coding sequence GTGACCGCAGGCCCGACGGCATCCGAGGCTGGACCGCAGTTCTCCATCGTCGTTCCCCTGTACAACACGACACCGTTCCTCCTGCAGGAGATGGTCGCCTCCGTGCAGCTGCAGACCTACACCGACTGGGAACTGGTGCTGGTCGACGACGCGTCACCCGACCCGCGGACGCTCGAGACGGCTCGCGCGTGTTCCGCCTCCGACGACCGGATCGTCCTCGTCGAACTCCCGGACAACCGGAACATCTCCGAGGCGTCGAACGCCGGCATCGATGCGAGCCGAGGCGTGTTCGTCGCGCTCCTGGATCACGACGACACCCTCGACCCGCGCGCGCTCGATCTGGTGAACCGGGCGATCCAGCAGGGCGTCGACGTCGACTACGTCTACACCGACCAGGACGTGATGACCGACAAGGGCCATTACCGCATCCCGTTCGCGAAGCCGGAATGGTCTCCCGAGCGTCTGCTCGGTCAGATGTTCACGTCGCACCTGTCCGTGTTCCGCACCTCCCTCCTCCGCGAGGTCGGTCCCTTCAACACGGATTACAACGGCTCCCAGGACCACGACCTCGTGCTGCGGTTCACCGAGCGGGCTCGGGGTATCGTCCATGTCCCCGAGGTGCTCTACCACTGGCGTGCCGTTCCCGGCTCCACGGCGCTGAACGGTTCTGAGAAGAGCTACGCCTGGGACGCCGGCCTCGCGGCTGTGACCGCCGCCGTCGAACGTCGCGGCATCGAGGCCGACGTCGCCTTCGGCCCCAATTTCGGAACGTACGCCGTGCGGCACCGACTCCGCCCTGACCGGACGATCTCGATCCTGGTCGCCGCCGACGCGCAGCGTCCGCGCCTCGACGAGCTCCTCGCCGAGCTCGACGCCTCGGATGCGGCCGGACAGGTCGTCGAGGTCATCGTCGCCCTGCCGGAAGGCCGGACGCCCCCCGAGGTCGCCCGTCCTCCAGGACGCTTCCCGGTCTCGTTCGTCCGCACGACCGCGTCGGAGCGGACCCGGCTGTTGCACGAGGCGTCCGTCGAAGCGCGTGGTGACCTGCTCGTCCTGTTGAGCGAATCCCTGTCGCAGCTCGGGCCCGACACCGTCTCGCGACTCGCCGGTGCCCTCGGCGAGCCCGACGTCGCCTTCGTCGGGGGACGCATCGTGTTCGCCGACGGCACGGTGAAGCACGCCGGCTATCGCAAGTCGCAGACCCATCTGCGCGATGCCTTCCGCGGCTGGCCCGCCGGAACGGACAGCACCTACGGCGCGCTCACGGTGAACCGCGAGGTCAGCGCGATCTCAGCGGAGTTCGCGGTGATCGAGCGGACCGTCTTCGAATCCGTCGGCGGGTTCAACGCCGAGCTCGACGAGTACTGCGCCGAACTCGACCTGGCCGCCAAGGTGTGGGCTCAGGGCAGCAGGGTCCTCACCCTCTGCGAACCGGTCGTCACGTCGCTCGACCACTCGATCGCCGCAGACGAACTGCCGAAGCGTCAGCGGAAGGTGATCTCACGCAGGTGGGGTTGGAAGGGCGTCGACCGCTTCACGCCGTGA
- a CDS encoding ABC transporter ATP-binding protein, protein MTETAVHVDSVSKKFRLYHERNQSLKSAIMRRKISVHEDFWALRDITFDVPVGSTFGLIGSNGSGKSTLLKCLAKILYPEHGSISANGKVAALLEVGSGFHPELSGRENVFLNGSILGMSRKEIQRKFDDIVSFSGVEQFIDQPVKNYSSGMYVRLGFSVAINVDPDILVVDEVLAVGDAEFQQKCFQKFEDFKAAGKTVILVSHSMGTVKQMCDHAAWINKGNLEQVGPADPVIAAYEATYPHQS, encoded by the coding sequence ATGACCGAAACCGCCGTCCACGTCGACTCCGTCAGCAAGAAGTTCCGCCTCTACCACGAGCGCAACCAGAGCTTGAAGTCCGCCATCATGCGCCGCAAGATCTCGGTGCACGAGGACTTCTGGGCGCTGCGCGACATCACCTTCGACGTCCCCGTCGGCTCGACCTTCGGACTGATCGGCAGCAACGGATCCGGGAAGTCGACCCTGCTGAAGTGCCTCGCGAAGATCCTCTACCCGGAACACGGGAGCATCAGCGCGAACGGCAAGGTCGCTGCGCTCCTCGAGGTCGGCTCCGGGTTCCACCCCGAGCTGTCCGGCCGAGAGAACGTCTTCCTGAACGGATCGATCCTCGGGATGAGCCGCAAGGAGATCCAGCGGAAGTTCGACGACATCGTCTCCTTCTCGGGCGTCGAGCAGTTCATCGACCAGCCGGTGAAGAACTACTCCTCGGGCATGTACGTGCGTCTCGGATTCTCCGTCGCGATCAACGTCGACCCGGACATCCTGGTGGTCGACGAGGTCCTCGCGGTCGGTGATGCGGAGTTCCAGCAGAAGTGTTTCCAGAAGTTCGAGGACTTCAAGGCTGCCGGGAAGACCGTGATCCTCGTCAGCCACTCCATGGGGACGGTCAAGCAGATGTGCGACCACGCCGCCTGGATCAACAAGGGCAACCTGGAGCAGGTCGGCCCGGCCGATCCGGTGATCGCCGCCTATGAGGCGACCTACCCCCACCAGAGCTGA